aagtttacatacacgaagtttaaacagcttgaaaaatcccagaaaatgtcaaggctttcgaagcttctgataggcaaattgacatcatttgagtcaattggaggtgtatttcaaggcctaccttcaaactcagtgcctctttgcttgacatcatgggaaaatcaaaagaaatcagccaagacatcagaaaagaaaatgtagacctccacatgtctggattatccttgggagcaatttccaaacgcctgaaggtaccaccatcatctgtacaaacaatagtacgcaagtataaacaccatgggaccaggcagccgtcataccgctcaggaaggagacgcgttctgtctcctagagattaatgtactcggtgcgaaaagtgcaagtcaatcccagaacaacagcaaaggaccttgtgaagatgctggaggaaacaggtacaaaagtatctatatccacagtaaaacgagtactatattgacataacctgaaaggccgctcagcaaggaagaagccactgctccaaaaccgccataaaaaagcctgactacggtttgcaactgcacatggggacaaagatcgtactttttggagaaatgtcctctggtctgatgaaacaaaaatagaactgtttggtcataatgaccgttatgttcggaggaaaaaTGGAGAgccttgcaagccaaagaacaccatcccaaccatgaagcacggggtggcagcatcatgttgtgggggtgctttgctgcaggagggactgttgcacttcacaaaatagatggcaacatgaggaaggaaaattatgtggatatattgaagcaacatttcaagacatcagtcaggaagttaaagcttggtcgcaaatgggtcttccaaatgaacaatgaccccaagcatacttacaaagttgtggcaaaatggcttaaggacaacaaagtcaaggtattggagtggccatcacaaagccctgacctcaatcccatagaaaatttgtgggcagcactgaaaagcgtgtgcgagcaaggaggtcttcaaacctgactcagttacaccagctctgtcaggaggaatggaccaaaattcacccaacttattgtgggaagtgtgtggaaggctacccgaaacgtttgacccaagttaaataatttaaaggccaTGCTACCTGATAGGtagttgagtgtatgtaaacttctgacccactgggaatgtgatgaaagaaataaaagctgaaataaatcactctctactattattctgacatttcacattctttaaaataaagtggtgatcctaactgacctaagaaagtTAATTTTTACTagcattaaatgtcaggaattgtgaaaaacgagtttaaatgtatttggctaaggtgtatgtaaacttccgacttcaactgtatgtagatGAGATAGATTGAATAGATATGTAGCACATATAGGGTGGTTTCTGgttctctcttttgtctctctccctttctttagaCACCCCAATGGTTAACTGTATATAAAAACATGCTCACTTTAATATATAAGTTAAACGTAGTTGTTTTTGTTGATGGAttgagtgtttttgtgtgtgtgtttatttgaacAAAAGTGATCCAAAGCATGCTTGCTTCGGTACGAAAAACTGTGGTTGTGTCTGAAATATTTCAAGCCTACTGCTGACTAAtcaaatcacatgtatttataaagaccttcttacatcagctgttatctcaaagtgctgtacagaaacccagcctaaaaccccaaacagcaagctaaAAATGTATTAGCCATACTACATACTGATATACTAGTAAAACGCAGTATTAGACGTTAAACAAATATCAACATACTTGGCTCAAACGACAGGAAAGAAGCAGCGGACACTTGCGGCTGTTCGGTCAGTTTCTGACGGACGTTTTATGGTGTTACACAACATACCGGTACGTCCATTTTCGTTTGTCAAACTGAACACAATGCTAGCCAGCAGCTAACAAAATGAGTTTGTTTTTGGCCAAATTGTCATGCAAAAGGGACATAGACGAGGTAATAAAAACTGTCGCTGAAAAGGTTTTAGTTCTTCGGTTTGGAAGAGATGAAGACTCGGTCTGCCTGCAGCTTGACGAGATTGTAAGTAGCTAACATTAGCAtgtgtagctagctggctaactagctagctctACCAGCTAACTACTACAATATTGTGGCCAGTAAACATTGACATGCATGTCAGTCGTTACCAATATTTACACCAACActgtcattgtaaaaaaaaaaaaaagtttgtctGTCTGAATCGGAATGACAGTGTTGTCATTCTTTTGCCAGCTGTCCAAAACCTCCCACGATCTGAGTAACATGGCGTCTATCTACATCGTGGATGTGGACTCGGCTCCCGTCTACACGAGATACTTCGACATCAGCTACATCCCATCTACCGTCTTCTTCTTCAACGGACAACACATGAAGGTTGATTATGGGTGAGTGTTGAGAAGGAAGATGGCCTACAACTGGACTCGGGCGCTAGAATTCCACTGGTTGATTATACAGTCTTAGTTTCAGTGAGTTGTAACACACTCCCCTTTTAATGTCATAGTTGTGGGCACTCCTCATATTAGCTACAAACCATTTCCCCTTTGTAGGCCTATAGCTAAAACACTGTTGTCCCTATACAGGTCTCCAGATCACACCAAGTTTGTGGGCAGTTTTAAGACCAAACAGGACTTCCTGGATCTGATCGAGGTGATCTACAGAGGAGCTATGAGGGGGAAGATGATCGTCAAGAGTCCCATCGACCCTCAGAACATCCCCAAGTACGACCTGCTCTACCATGGGATCTAATCCCATCACGACCTGCTCAACCATGGGATCTAATCCCATCACGACCTGCTCAACCATGGGATCTAATCCCATCACGACCTGCTCAACCATGGGATCTAGATTTCACCACGATTCCCCACCCTTCAGTGCGGTTTCAAGCACCCTGGCTGCAGATCTTGTCTGGGGGGCCTTCAGCACGGTTTGAGCGCTCAAGCTACCGACAATTCATGGGAAAAGAAAACGTCTGACCAGCACAGAACGGATTGGCCCAGCCTGGACAATTGTGGTATTGACGTTATCAAGAGACACCAGATGTAGTGTTTAGTGAAACTGTCCATAACGTGAGGTTTGATATTTCCTAGGGCAATAGATCTCTATAAGAGACACAGGTACATGTCAGAGTGGACAATCCTTTATTTCATACAATGAAGACTCGTTGACAGCTGGGCATTTCTTGTTGCCTCTTGTTTATAGTGGGAATGCTGAATCTAATGTATGTTTGGTGACGAGGTCTGACCCCTTTTGAAATGTGTTAATAAATGTGTCACTTCAAATAATGTTTGGTTTCATCTCTACTGTTTCACCACAATAAATCATTATCTGCTAAATAAATGTAATAAGGCCATTCACAGTGCTGGAGATCCTTGTATTATCTAAGCCCAGGCACCACATACAGTGCTGGAGATCC
This window of the Oncorhynchus masou masou isolate Uvic2021 unplaced genomic scaffold, UVic_Omas_1.1 unplaced_scaffold_459, whole genome shotgun sequence genome carries:
- the LOC135535200 gene encoding thioredoxin-like protein 4B — its product is MSLFLAKLSCKRDIDEVIKTVAEKVLVLRFGRDEDSVCLQLDEILSKTSHDLSNMASIYIVDVDSAPVYTRYFDISYIPSTVFFFNGQHMKVDYGSPDHTKFVGSFKTKQDFLDLIEVIYRGAMRGKMIVKSPIDPQNIPKYDLLYHGI